Within the Pseudomonas chlororaphis subsp. aurantiaca genome, the region ACGCCATTTGCGAGGTGAGCAATGGGCACAGTACTACCGGCACGACCTGCACAAACCCTCTACGTCACTATCCGTCGTGACGAGTTGCGCGAACTGAAGAACGAGCGCGACCAGTTGAAGCAAGAGCTGGCGCAACTGCGCCTGGCATTGCAGAACCAGGGTCAGGTGGCTGCCGTCACCCAGCTCCACGCCTGAGGATCCGAGGAACCCGCCCGCCGTGGCCGGTCCTTGCAACAGGTTGTTAATGAAGCCGGCCGAGTCCTCGATGGATCGCCGGCTTCTTTTTGCCCGTCGCCTTTTACCCTATCCGCC harbors:
- a CDS encoding DUF6026 family protein — protein: MGTVLPARPAQTLYVTIRRDELRELKNERDQLKQELAQLRLALQNQGQVAAVTQLHA